Proteins encoded by one window of Deinococcus seoulensis:
- a CDS encoding imelysin family protein, with the protein MRPAAPAPTAPLTAAPATTAPAAAVTSPRRRPAPGVLLGLALLTTTATAQTAAQSAARPADLSGVKTYLTTRLATQASAAAALSRAADTYHAQAQKRNFNYAALTRDPQVLATLRAARSAWQKASPAYETIEGIVAGVDSLAPFDVILDAGTSGAQGGPDVAPIDLTLPGGRVLKRPGNLFGVTEGSLWGTVPAFSSGVKADLNGNGRLESGEVLPDAPTLKAAAAALHTQTLALQKAAARWTPTRADVFGALVGNVPTVGPVFFEDWKTSPFVLGSASTRRDFVVISRLSDLGGNVRSWQAMYAGLSPDVRARSAALDTQITAGLNELAQFVSTLTARERTRHYTPEQAEALQREAQNRATVIAGRVTQAAALLNVSLP; encoded by the coding sequence ATGCGCCCCGCTGCCCCGGCCCCCACTGCCCCGCTCACCGCTGCCCCGGCCACGACTGCCCCGGCCGCTGCCGTCACCTCCCCCCGGCGCCGCCCGGCCCCCGGCGTCCTGCTGGGCCTCGCCCTGCTGACCACCACGGCCACCGCCCAGACCGCCGCCCAGTCCGCCGCGCGCCCTGCCGACCTGAGCGGCGTCAAGACCTACCTCACCACCCGCCTCGCCACGCAGGCCAGCGCCGCCGCCGCCCTCAGCCGCGCCGCCGACACCTACCACGCCCAGGCGCAGAAACGGAACTTCAACTACGCCGCGCTGACCCGCGACCCGCAGGTGCTCGCCACCCTCCGCGCTGCCCGCAGCGCCTGGCAGAAGGCCAGCCCCGCCTACGAGACCATCGAGGGCATCGTCGCCGGCGTGGACAGCCTCGCCCCCTTCGACGTGATCCTCGACGCCGGTACCAGCGGCGCGCAGGGCGGCCCGGACGTGGCGCCCATCGACCTGACCCTGCCCGGCGGGCGCGTCCTGAAACGCCCCGGCAACCTGTTCGGCGTGACCGAGGGCAGCCTGTGGGGCACCGTGCCCGCCTTCAGCAGCGGCGTGAAAGCCGACCTGAACGGCAACGGCCGCCTGGAGAGCGGCGAGGTCCTGCCCGACGCGCCCACCCTGAAAGCCGCCGCCGCCGCGCTGCACACCCAGACCCTGGCCCTCCAGAAGGCCGCCGCCCGCTGGACCCCCACCCGCGCGGACGTGTTCGGCGCGCTCGTCGGGAACGTCCCCACCGTCGGCCCCGTGTTCTTCGAGGACTGGAAGACCAGCCCCTTCGTGCTGGGCAGCGCCAGCACCCGCCGCGACTTCGTGGTCATCTCCCGCCTGAGCGACCTGGGCGGCAACGTCCGCTCCTGGCAGGCCATGTACGCCGGACTGAGCCCCGACGTGCGCGCCCGCAGCGCCGCGCTGGACACCCAGATCACGGCCGGACTGAACGAACTCGCGCAGTTCGTGAGCACCCTGACCGCCCGCGAACGCACCCGCCACTACACGCCGGAACAGGCCGAGGCCCTGCAACGCGAGGCGCAGAACCGCGCCACCGTCATCGCGGGCCGCGTGACCCAGGCCGCCGCGCTCCTGAACGTGAGCCTCCCGTGA